Proteins found in one Opitutaceae bacterium genomic segment:
- a CDS encoding HDOD domain-containing protein, translating into MATLLVLHPDPLFHRVVGKAVSRSGHRCLAASSDADAWQMLRSRVFIDLVVLDAEAPETLSAGFLKSLREDVIFGTVPVVLYLGQAERTTIFRYAELGVQSMLAKPMKADALEEETQKALKVDWIGKLVDSEKAVCARLWIEPKDYYSLLNTAAAGIEKALPELKAQPPHNSEDERGRRFLRLLFSQANELGLPGLKAAASQFGKALTAVDEGGVRRGLVAIETVGVMMRRRVHGYLHVHDHLEVRATPIGSLQQTEDRPEPEAHQFARLTLTRPMSSLAGYLDRFRGRGLLTKDDWREIIGREVASGSMSEMIELITRVFRASGASREDAVADIGNEPGLRDIFLGIAQKLGDWSEDVEVDEVMAVDWLGVERTLLIAAVARFARVSPEGGPLNLRALRLHTVVSTLLAYETASLLKLREPHLAAAAALASDAGAWLVATTEPVLWAMALAEEAETGQPRAECEQRYLGMTTAALGTQFVDTARSHEEIREVLAHLKRPEAEWPAALTGVLAALSLSGPLVWAAFSPKPEALNDETHRQLHAEAKRWQAWTRVGLSLPIDLPDLQRGLTLEAKSCAWVGTTLLTWADSHR; encoded by the coding sequence ATGGCGACGTTATTGGTGCTTCATCCAGACCCCCTTTTTCACCGGGTTGTGGGGAAGGCTGTCTCTCGTTCCGGGCACCGGTGCCTGGCTGCTTCGAGCGATGCCGACGCATGGCAGATGCTTCGAAGCAGGGTGTTCATAGACCTGGTGGTTCTCGACGCCGAGGCACCTGAAACCCTGAGTGCCGGGTTTCTAAAGTCGCTGCGTGAAGACGTCATCTTTGGAACGGTCCCTGTCGTCCTCTACCTGGGCCAGGCGGAGCGGACGACCATCTTTCGCTATGCGGAACTGGGTGTGCAGTCCATGCTGGCCAAGCCGATGAAGGCCGATGCCCTGGAGGAGGAGACGCAGAAAGCGCTCAAGGTGGATTGGATCGGAAAGCTCGTTGATTCGGAAAAAGCGGTGTGTGCGCGGCTCTGGATTGAACCCAAGGACTACTATTCACTCCTGAATACGGCTGCGGCGGGAATTGAGAAGGCACTGCCGGAGCTCAAGGCCCAGCCCCCGCACAATTCCGAGGATGAACGGGGGCGCCGTTTCCTGCGGTTGTTGTTTAGCCAGGCAAATGAGCTTGGGCTTCCCGGCCTGAAGGCGGCGGCCTCCCAGTTTGGAAAAGCGCTTACCGCGGTGGATGAAGGCGGGGTGCGACGGGGACTCGTCGCCATCGAGACAGTGGGAGTCATGATGCGCCGGCGCGTCCATGGGTATCTCCATGTCCATGACCACCTGGAGGTGCGTGCGACGCCGATCGGCTCGCTCCAACAAACAGAAGATCGACCTGAGCCTGAAGCGCACCAGTTTGCCCGTCTGACTTTGACCAGGCCGATGTCGAGCCTCGCAGGTTACCTGGACCGATTCCGGGGGCGTGGTTTGCTCACCAAAGACGATTGGCGGGAGATCATTGGACGCGAAGTCGCGAGCGGAAGCATGTCGGAGATGATCGAGCTCATCACGCGGGTCTTCCGAGCCTCAGGAGCGAGCCGCGAGGACGCGGTTGCCGACATTGGCAATGAACCTGGGCTGCGTGACATCTTCCTGGGCATTGCCCAGAAGCTGGGCGATTGGTCCGAGGATGTGGAGGTAGACGAAGTGATGGCGGTGGATTGGCTGGGCGTCGAACGAACGCTCTTGATCGCCGCTGTTGCTCGCTTTGCACGGGTGTCGCCGGAAGGCGGCCCGCTCAACCTGCGTGCCCTGAGACTTCACACGGTCGTGTCCACCTTGCTTGCGTACGAGACGGCGAGCCTGCTCAAGTTGCGCGAACCGCACCTGGCTGCCGCCGCCGCCTTGGCATCGGACGCGGGTGCGTGGCTTGTGGCGACCACCGAGCCGGTCCTCTGGGCCATGGCTTTGGCCGAGGAAGCGGAGACGGGTCAGCCTCGCGCCGAGTGCGAGCAGCGCTACCTCGGCATGACGACAGCGGCCCTCGGTACCCAGTTCGTGGATACAGCTCGCTCCCACGAGGAGATTCGCGAGGTGCTCGCGCACCTGAAGCGTCCGGAGGCGGAGTGGCCCGCGGCGCTAACGGGCGTCCTTGCGGCCCTTTCGCTTTCGGGCCCCTTGGTCTGGGCTGCATTTTCACCTAAGCCTGAAGCCCTGAACGACGAGACCCACCGGCAGCTTCACGCGGAAGCGAAGCGCTGGCAGGCCTGGACACGCGTGGGCCTGTCGCTTCCGATCGACCTGCCGGATCTTCAACGGGGACTGACCCTCGAGGCGAAGTCATGCGCCTGGGTGGGGACGACGCTTTTGACATGGGCCGATTCCCATCGGTAA
- a CDS encoding RES family NAD+ phosphorylase, producing MASDLGHAQLPPADLAKRTFPLKTLAAGRTRWHRIGKTRFSPGYFSTDSGWRFSREDMPGTLYLGDSPETCFWEVFWDDLVSRPEGERRLDRAKVAERSAWEVTLPAALRVVDTFDARLLRAIGAHAGTFLGPYSTCQAWAKALREHPSKPDGLRYESARNRGSVCLALFAERCEKLPWDFGSGTVLTSHAGLAGTLATEGGLLPPAV from the coding sequence ATGGCCAGCGACCTGGGGCATGCACAGCTTCCGCCTGCGGACCTGGCGAAGCGGACATTCCCGCTAAAAACACTCGCAGCGGGGCGAACCCGCTGGCATCGCATCGGGAAGACCCGATTCTCGCCGGGCTATTTTTCGACCGATTCGGGCTGGCGATTCTCGCGGGAGGACATGCCAGGCACCCTGTACCTCGGAGATTCGCCGGAGACCTGCTTTTGGGAAGTGTTTTGGGACGACCTCGTCTCGCGTCCTGAAGGCGAGCGTCGCCTCGACCGTGCCAAGGTGGCGGAACGGTCCGCGTGGGAAGTGACGCTGCCCGCCGCGCTACGCGTCGTGGATACCTTTGACGCCCGCCTGCTTCGGGCAATAGGTGCCCATGCCGGCACGTTCCTGGGCCCATACTCGACCTGCCAGGCCTGGGCCAAGGCCCTCCGGGAACACCCCTCAAAGCCGGATGGTTTGCGTTACGAGTCGGCGAGAAACCGGGGAAGCGTCTGCCTGGCGCTTTTTGCAGAGCGCTGCGAGAAGCTGCCCTGGGATTTCGGTTCGGGCACCGTGCTGACATCCCATGCCGGTCTGGCGGGGACGCTCGCAACGGAGGGCGGGCTGCTTCCTCCGGCGGTGTAG
- a CDS encoding response regulator transcription factor — protein MGAAEAATSATAKGGVPPRSIRVLVVEDQAMVRAGFCSLLMSEPDIQVCGSAATGREAINLVGQIQPDVAIVDYFLGGGLEGSELVAAMLDVRRGTLRVLSLSLHEEESVGERAIRAGARGFLCKDQSALHLVEAVRRLYHGGLYLSEGLLTRVSDLLTGGGGSRSPFSGLSDRELQVLRMIGTNLSLDEIARRLAISPRTVGTHRESLKRKLNVPDSHTLRLQAREWLSKGSGTLID, from the coding sequence ATGGGAGCAGCAGAAGCGGCGACGAGTGCGACGGCGAAGGGCGGAGTTCCTCCGCGCTCCATCCGCGTGCTCGTGGTTGAAGATCAGGCGATGGTTCGCGCCGGGTTTTGCAGCCTGCTAATGTCGGAGCCCGATATTCAAGTCTGCGGCTCCGCCGCGACGGGACGTGAGGCCATCAATCTTGTAGGCCAGATCCAGCCTGATGTTGCGATTGTCGACTATTTTCTCGGAGGGGGGCTTGAGGGTAGTGAGCTAGTGGCGGCGATGCTGGATGTCAGAAGAGGTACGCTGCGAGTGCTAAGCCTGTCACTCCATGAGGAGGAGTCTGTAGGCGAACGCGCCATTCGCGCCGGGGCGCGGGGTTTCTTATGCAAGGACCAGAGCGCGCTGCATCTCGTCGAGGCGGTGCGGCGGCTCTATCACGGCGGGCTCTATTTGAGCGAAGGTCTGCTCACGCGCGTAAGCGATCTCCTCACCGGAGGCGGAGGCTCCCGAAGTCCATTTTCAGGACTCTCTGATCGCGAGCTCCAGGTGCTGCGTATGATCGGTACGAACCTTTCGCTCGATGAAATTGCGAGGCGTCTCGCCATCAGCCCGCGCACCGTTGGCACTCACCGCGAGTCGCTAAAGCGCAAGTTGAACGTGCCGGACAGTCACACTCTGCGGCTCCAGGCCCGTGAATGGCTTAGCAAAGGCAGCGGTACCTTGATTGATTGA
- a CDS encoding response regulator, translating to MNEVSCRMMLMNREIFIANGLDWRAICAISGRTEEHVFNSRRRIDWDEYVGVCDRALAACGSDERFSQMARKVGSGAQMLSLRRFARACLSAERFYRALGTFHCATNFNNVVTPVVKGLPDGKVSYEVFLKAGAAPCYAFFLSAKGALEGLPCLLGYEPAKIISFDVTDSYAKAIIEPPQFRSIATRLVALIEAPLRLLDAHSMARSHEKSMLENFQTISQQKRDLESVFEGSSEAIVIVGGGRVLHANRAFSTIMQLPASASPVGRESISWLHEDQVKELRAWASHTKGASGRKDITLTTELGNQITVELASPRTVSWDSKSATLWMFRDVSAEREMANALALASENEQRKIAHDLHDGLGQEMTALGLHLKILQNHLEAEAHPAAGDAARLVEMASRVARHARDIAHGLAPHIVLELGLVAALRWLASHVREMFQIDVTLEVRGDDEVLQRVPQDVTIAVYRASQEIFTNARKHGRARSCRVSVVADAAQITFVFIDDGIGLSQCASGPIGLGLRIMRHRMESLGGDFSIGNSVEGAGVSVTLRVPLHRRLYSSTRERRTVERHGAQASRGVVGAPESSTAQTNGRHSVMVLDDHAVVRDGIEALLAQTGRYSVVAKFASAAEALSSPTAASIVIVDLMLGDKSGLEVISQLRSREPAPRVVAFSMGARELYEVAALQAGADAFVSKHDSARELVTTLDQVVKMGE from the coding sequence ATGAACGAGGTCTCCTGCCGCATGATGCTCATGAATCGCGAGATCTTCATCGCGAACGGGTTGGACTGGCGGGCGATTTGTGCGATCTCGGGTCGAACGGAGGAACACGTATTCAATTCACGCAGACGAATTGACTGGGACGAGTACGTGGGGGTGTGTGATCGTGCCCTTGCTGCATGTGGCTCGGACGAACGTTTCTCACAGATGGCGCGGAAAGTCGGTTCGGGCGCACAGATGTTGTCCCTGCGCCGTTTCGCCCGTGCCTGTCTGAGCGCAGAACGGTTTTACCGGGCGCTTGGAACGTTTCATTGCGCCACGAACTTCAACAATGTCGTGACGCCCGTCGTGAAAGGGCTGCCAGACGGGAAGGTGAGCTATGAGGTGTTCTTGAAGGCGGGAGCGGCGCCGTGTTATGCCTTTTTCCTGAGCGCGAAAGGGGCCTTGGAAGGGCTACCCTGCCTGCTCGGTTACGAGCCGGCCAAGATCATCTCATTCGATGTCACAGACAGCTATGCCAAGGCGATCATTGAACCACCTCAATTCAGGAGCATTGCGACGCGCCTAGTGGCACTAATAGAGGCGCCTCTCCGCCTGCTCGATGCGCATTCGATGGCTCGTTCGCACGAGAAATCCATGCTAGAGAATTTTCAAACCATCTCACAGCAAAAGCGGGACCTCGAATCGGTGTTTGAAGGCAGTTCTGAAGCTATTGTTATCGTCGGCGGAGGGCGTGTTTTGCATGCCAATCGCGCCTTCTCGACAATCATGCAGCTTCCCGCGTCCGCCAGCCCGGTGGGACGCGAGTCGATAAGCTGGCTCCACGAGGATCAGGTAAAGGAGCTTCGCGCGTGGGCGAGCCACACCAAAGGCGCAAGTGGCCGCAAGGACATCACGTTGACGACCGAGCTGGGCAATCAAATCACCGTCGAGCTGGCGTCGCCTCGCACCGTCTCCTGGGATAGCAAGTCAGCCACTCTCTGGATGTTCCGCGACGTCAGCGCCGAGCGCGAAATGGCGAATGCATTGGCCTTGGCCTCTGAAAACGAGCAGCGAAAAATCGCACATGACCTTCACGACGGTCTCGGACAGGAGATGACTGCCCTCGGTCTCCATTTGAAGATCCTGCAGAACCATCTTGAGGCGGAAGCTCATCCTGCGGCAGGTGATGCAGCCCGGCTCGTCGAAATGGCGTCGCGTGTTGCCCGTCACGCGCGCGACATCGCGCACGGCCTGGCACCACACATCGTATTAGAATTGGGGTTGGTTGCAGCTCTCCGTTGGCTGGCAAGCCATGTGCGCGAGATGTTTCAAATCGACGTGACGCTAGAGGTCCGAGGGGATGACGAAGTGCTGCAACGTGTGCCGCAGGATGTAACCATCGCCGTGTATCGAGCGTCCCAGGAAATCTTCACCAATGCCCGAAAGCATGGGCGGGCACGAAGCTGCCGGGTATCTGTTGTGGCGGATGCGGCGCAAATCACGTTTGTATTCATAGACGACGGGATAGGCCTTTCTCAGTGCGCATCGGGGCCTATTGGCCTTGGGCTTAGGATCATGCGCCACCGCATGGAGTCGCTCGGAGGTGACTTCTCGATTGGAAACAGCGTTGAGGGAGCGGGGGTGAGCGTGACCTTGCGAGTACCACTGCACCGTCGTTTGTATTCATCCACACGGGAACGTCGGACAGTGGAGCGGCATGGAGCGCAGGCCAGTCGAGGCGTGGTCGGGGCGCCCGAATCTTCAACCGCCCAAACTAACGGGCGGCACAGCGTCATGGTGTTGGATGATCATGCCGTCGTGAGGGATGGCATCGAGGCGCTTCTCGCACAAACCGGCAGGTACTCTGTGGTGGCAAAGTTCGCGTCGGCGGCCGAAGCCTTATCCTCGCCCACCGCAGCTTCGATAGTGATTGTTGATCTGATGCTGGGCGATAAGTCGGGACTTGAGGTGATCTCACAATTGAGGTCGCGCGAGCCCGCTCCCCGCGTGGTCGCGTTTTCCATGGGAGCGAGAGAATTGTATGAGGTTGCTGCGTTGCAGGCCGGTGCTGATGCCTTCGTATCCAAACACGACTCGGCCAGGGAGCTGGTGACAACGCTCGATCAAGTGGTTAAAATGGGGGAGTGA